The following are encoded together in the Poseidonibacter lekithochrous genome:
- the phnC gene encoding phosphonate ABC transporter ATP-binding protein: MIKMKKLTLGYKKEKILNDIDLKVKKGEFIGIIGTSGAGKSTLLMSLTGGIKVFDGKFEVLDYDLNNIKKKNLIKLREQIGVIFQGYNLVDRLSVLDNVVSGMLKDIPVSRAILKLYKDKEIKKAKEYMDIVDITKHSLKRCDELSGGQRQRVAIARALAAEPKIILADEPVSALDPKSAKKVMGILKKVNEVYGVTVIANLHHLEYAKEYCDRIIGVNNGSVVFDDNSDQLTDKLVEKIYTVNN, from the coding sequence ATGATAAAAATGAAGAAATTAACTTTAGGTTATAAAAAAGAGAAGATTTTAAATGACATTGATTTAAAAGTAAAAAAAGGTGAATTCATTGGAATTATTGGAACTAGTGGAGCTGGGAAATCAACACTATTAATGTCTCTAACTGGTGGAATCAAAGTATTTGATGGGAAATTTGAAGTTTTAGATTATGACTTAAATAACATCAAAAAGAAAAACTTAATCAAATTAAGAGAACAAATTGGTGTAATTTTCCAAGGTTACAACCTAGTAGATAGATTAAGTGTATTAGACAATGTTGTAAGTGGAATGTTAAAAGATATTCCTGTATCACGAGCAATTTTAAAATTATATAAAGACAAGGAGATAAAAAAAGCAAAAGAGTATATGGACATAGTTGATATTACAAAACATTCACTAAAAAGGTGTGATGAACTTTCGGGAGGCCAAAGACAAAGAGTAGCAATTGCTAGGGCTTTAGCCGCTGAACCAAAGATTATCTTAGCAGATGAACCAGTTTCAGCACTTGATCCAAAAAGTGCAAAAAAAGTTATGGGTATTTTGAAGAAGGTAAATGAAGTTTATGGAGTAACCGTAATCGCAAACCTTCATCACTTGGAGTACGCAAAAGAGTACTGTGACAGAATCATTGGTGTGAATAATGGATCAGTAGTTTTTGACGACAACAGCGATCAACTAACAGATAAATTAGTTGAAAAAATTTATACAGTAAATAATTAA
- a CDS encoding GntR family transcriptional regulator, producing the protein MKRVEKPMYVKLYEEILKNIENKNYSTSEKLPSENVFATTFDVNRHTVRQALSMLKDEGYIYTKKGKGNYISNIKVPYSISDKSSYTSKILDLGYEPKTKFLGADIIEPTNEIAQNLGLNKNLKVIELRLLRYANDLPISVSYSYFDAYIYREIINNLDCKPFSLYKVLEKCYPNLEITKVSTVFESHTSTNELSELLMMPSNSPILAASTLSKDQDGNFVEYGTSFFRGDTCKIKVDLV; encoded by the coding sequence TTGAAACGTGTAGAAAAACCTATGTACGTAAAACTATATGAAGAAATATTAAAAAACATTGAAAATAAAAATTACAGTACTTCTGAAAAATTACCTTCAGAAAATGTATTTGCTACAACTTTTGATGTAAATCGACATACAGTAAGACAAGCATTATCAATGCTTAAAGATGAAGGTTATATCTACACAAAAAAAGGAAAAGGAAATTATATTTCTAATATTAAAGTGCCTTATTCAATTTCTGATAAAAGCTCTTATACTTCAAAAATATTAGATTTAGGATATGAGCCTAAAACAAAATTTTTAGGTGCAGATATTATTGAACCTACAAATGAAATTGCACAAAACCTTGGTTTAAATAAAAATTTAAAAGTAATAGAGTTAAGACTTTTACGTTATGCAAATGATTTACCAATATCTGTTTCATACTCATATTTTGATGCTTATATTTATAGAGAAATTATTAACAACTTAGATTGTAAACCATTCTCTTTATACAAAGTATTAGAAAAATGCTACCCAAATTTAGAAATCACAAAAGTCTCAACAGTTTTTGAATCACATACATCAACAAATGAATTAAGTGAATTATTAATGATGCCATCAAACTCACCAATATTAGCAGCTAGTACATTATCAAAAGATCAAGATGGAAATTTTGTTGAATACGGTACCTCTTTTTTTAGAGGCGACACATGTAAAATCAAAGTAGATTTAGTTTAA
- a CDS encoding carbon-phosphorus lyase complex subunit PhnI, whose product MAYYAIKGGEEAIKNSLDFYADLTNSADELEDEVLIKSLTFSIDRVMSEGSLYSKKLAARSIKRSAGDLLNASFFLRAHRSSCQRIGISRTIDINKMRLSRRISSAFKDIEGGQLLGPSNDYEIKLLVDLKNEDVNIEEYSSKDCVIKSALSPLRDDDLIKKLPKEEKIWDVTRNYPSAPYPRSAVLQVMSRAETGSLLCVGYTTMRGYGDIHPTIGDLRIGELDIDFTHPFTKKDVKVGSIEATAVECVGTFNQDENGDTKLTTGFGFCFGKNETKAISMSMIDLSLYNTHYSVGGEHIIAADFDMIMHHLDGIESFGMTNHFKLPHYVTFQTDYQIFKSAQKYSNDKKGDAK is encoded by the coding sequence ATGGCATATTATGCAATAAAAGGCGGAGAAGAGGCTATTAAAAACTCATTAGATTTTTATGCTGATTTAACAAATAGCGCTGATGAATTAGAAGATGAAGTATTAATTAAATCATTGACTTTTTCAATTGACAGAGTTATGAGTGAAGGTTCGTTATATTCAAAAAAACTAGCTGCTAGGTCTATTAAAAGAAGTGCCGGAGATTTATTAAATGCATCTTTCTTTTTAAGAGCACACAGATCTTCTTGTCAAAGAATCGGTATTTCTAGAACTATAGACATAAATAAAATGAGATTATCGAGAAGAATTTCTTCAGCTTTTAAAGATATTGAAGGAGGGCAATTATTAGGGCCTTCAAATGATTATGAAATCAAATTATTAGTTGATTTAAAAAATGAAGATGTAAATATTGAAGAGTATTCAAGTAAAGATTGTGTTATTAAATCTGCTTTATCTCCACTAAGAGATGATGATTTAATCAAAAAACTTCCAAAAGAAGAAAAGATTTGGGATGTTACAAGAAATTATCCAAGTGCGCCATATCCAAGATCGGCAGTCCTTCAAGTAATGAGTAGAGCTGAAACTGGCTCATTATTATGTGTAGGATACACAACTATGAGAGGTTATGGGGATATTCACCCAACTATTGGAGATTTGAGAATTGGTGAACTTGATATTGATTTCACTCATCCCTTTACAAAAAAAGATGTAAAAGTTGGAAGTATTGAAGCTACTGCTGTTGAGTGTGTTGGTACATTTAATCAAGATGAAAATGGTGATACAAAACTAACTACTGGTTTTGGATTTTGTTTTGGGAAGAATGAAACAAAAGCTATTTCTATGTCTATGATTGATTTATCTTTGTATAACACACATTATTCAGTTGGTGGAGAGCATATTATTGCAGCTGATTTTGACATGATTATGCATCACTTAGATGGAATTGAGTCATTTGGTATGACAAATCACTTTAAATTACCTCATTATGTTACTTTCCAAACTGATTATCAGATTTTTAAATCGGCTCAAAAGTATTCAAATGACAAAAAAGGAGATGCAAAATGA
- the phnE gene encoding phosphonate ABC transporter, permease protein PhnE yields the protein MNIEEIRDKSNPFSFSKSVVIVIFLLIFIQSWKDTEMSVVSLIDGWHYMMEYIAGNPEIENSGFFPPNLNSDDLMTYALSMLETIQMAIIALILSIIVAVPLSYMSSRNIINILIPGKSPIHEFTKSVIYGSATFVANVFRSINEIIWALIFVSAVGLGPMAGILALGVHTAGVLSKLLSEGNESIDPGPVEALTTTGAGFIKVLIYAVIPQTMPHFVSMCLYRFESDVRSASILGFVGAGGIGFYLFDKMRAFENGDVCTIIIVIVLTVWGLDKVSAIIRKRFI from the coding sequence ATGAACATAGAAGAAATAAGGGATAAAAGTAACCCATTTTCATTTTCAAAATCAGTTGTAATTGTAATATTTTTATTAATTTTTATTCAAAGCTGGAAAGACACAGAAATGAGTGTTGTTTCACTAATTGATGGGTGGCATTATATGATGGAATATATTGCAGGTAATCCAGAAATAGAGAATAGTGGATTCTTCCCACCAAATTTAAATAGTGATGATTTAATGACTTATGCTTTATCTATGCTAGAAACAATTCAAATGGCAATTATTGCATTGATTCTATCAATTATCGTGGCAGTTCCATTGTCATATATGAGCTCAAGAAATATAATAAACATTTTAATACCAGGGAAATCTCCTATTCATGAGTTTACAAAAAGTGTGATATATGGAAGTGCTACCTTTGTTGCAAATGTATTTAGATCAATTAATGAAATCATTTGGGCACTAATATTTGTATCTGCAGTTGGACTTGGACCAATGGCAGGAATATTAGCTTTAGGAGTACATACAGCAGGAGTTTTAAGTAAATTATTAAGTGAAGGAAATGAATCAATTGATCCAGGACCTGTAGAAGCACTAACAACAACTGGTGCTGGGTTTATTAAAGTATTAATTTACGCAGTAATTCCTCAAACAATGCCTCATTTTGTATCTATGTGTTTATATAGATTTGAAAGCGATGTTAGATCTGCTTCAATTTTAGGATTTGTTGGAGCTGGTGGTATTGGTTTTTATCTATTTGATAAGATGAGAGCTTTTGAAAATGGCGATGTTTGTACAATTATTATTGTTATTGTATTGACAGTTTGGGGATTAGACAAAGTAAGTGCAATTATTAGAAAAAGGTTTATATAA
- the phnD gene encoding phosphonate ABC transporter substrate-binding protein has translation MKLIKNITVATLALTLGTTSMMAQEKWPEKLTFGVIPVAGSTSMKENFGPLTDYISKQLGIKVEMKLAGDYTGIITGMQHNHIDVAYLGPKSYVEAHKRANAEALVVEVDGESGLPGYRGTIITKKGSGLKSLADIKNKTWAFTSSQSTSGTLVPTVMFSKAGINPKDYFKKVVYSGGHEASILSVKAGKVDAASTNNLDFNRGLGRHWNKDQFNVIWTSDLIPGAPVAARGDLPSSLKMALKGAFLSYNDPEGLKRLKNKGFIKGDDSVYDSVRELIKLKKQLKNKK, from the coding sequence ATGAAACTTATTAAGAATATTACAGTAGCAACACTTGCTTTGACTTTAGGTACAACTTCTATGATGGCACAAGAAAAATGGCCAGAAAAATTAACTTTTGGTGTAATTCCAGTAGCTGGTTCTACTTCAATGAAAGAGAACTTTGGTCCATTAACTGATTATATATCTAAACAATTAGGTATTAAAGTTGAAATGAAACTAGCAGGGGATTACACTGGAATTATTACTGGTATGCAACATAATCATATTGATGTAGCTTACCTTGGACCTAAATCTTATGTAGAAGCACACAAAAGAGCAAATGCAGAAGCTTTAGTTGTTGAAGTTGATGGAGAATCAGGACTTCCTGGTTATAGAGGAACAATTATTACAAAAAAAGGTTCAGGTCTTAAATCTTTAGCAGATATCAAAAACAAAACTTGGGCATTTACTTCTTCTCAATCTACATCAGGAACTTTAGTTCCAACTGTAATGTTTTCAAAAGCTGGTATCAATCCAAAAGATTACTTTAAAAAAGTAGTATATTCAGGTGGACATGAAGCTTCTATTCTTTCTGTAAAAGCTGGAAAAGTTGATGCAGCATCTACAAATAACTTAGACTTTAATAGAGGTTTAGGCAGACACTGGAATAAAGACCAATTTAATGTAATTTGGACTTCAGATTTAATTCCAGGAGCACCAGTAGCAGCTAGAGGAGATTTACCTTCGTCTTTAAAAATGGCATTAAAAGGTGCATTTTTATCTTATAACGATCCAGAAGGATTAAAAAGATTAAAAAATAAAGGCTTCATCAAAGGTGATGATTCAGTTTATGATTCAGTAAGAGAATTAATCAAATTAAAAAAACAATTAAAAAATAAAAAATAA
- a CDS encoding phosphonate C-P lyase system protein PhnG, producing MKREDINSLAQLVAKAELKKLYTKINEKHSIKVLTAPTEQTLLVPVKDPISGGEFYAGEVLVTSTIVSVDNIKGWSMVMDSNNKLSLYTAVLDASFEANIFKDEIKTLLKSAKKAEEKANKEQNKKVNSTRVSFDLM from the coding sequence ATGAAAAGAGAAGATATTAATTCATTAGCACAATTAGTTGCAAAAGCTGAATTAAAAAAATTATATACAAAAATAAATGAAAAACATTCTATTAAAGTTTTAACTGCTCCAACTGAACAAACATTACTTGTTCCTGTAAAAGACCCAATTTCAGGCGGTGAGTTTTATGCGGGAGAAGTTCTTGTAACATCAACTATTGTATCTGTAGATAATATAAAAGGTTGGTCAATGGTTATGGATTCAAATAATAAACTATCTCTTTATACTGCGGTTTTAGATGCGAGTTTTGAAGCAAATATTTTTAAAGATGAAATAAAAACTTTACTAAAAAGTGCTAAAAAAGCTGAAGAAAAAGCCAATAAAGAACAAAACAAAAAAGTGAACTCAACTAGAGTTTCTTTTGATTTAATGTAA
- a CDS encoding ATP-binding cassette domain-containing protein translates to MVLDMKNVSKVFGKFCPKCLETTGANFNSSICPTCKSVVGVNDVNLALSKGEVLGIVGESGSGKSTLLQLIYQDQKASLGEIFVKDFLGNNGERKNILDANLNELSHLRNSLMSMIYQNPRLGLNYNFSAGGNIAEKVIMSGNKKYDEIRNRALFFLDKTEIPTSRIDDYPEYFSGGQQQRIQISKALSSNPKILLLDEPTTGLDLSVQAKILDLIKELQHEIGFSMIVVSHDLGVIKHLTDITVVMKNGQIVEKGLTDQILEDPQHPYTQLLVSSIL, encoded by the coding sequence ATGGTACTAGATATGAAAAATGTTTCTAAAGTTTTTGGTAAATTTTGTCCAAAATGTTTAGAAACAACTGGTGCAAATTTTAATAGTTCTATTTGTCCTACTTGTAAAAGTGTTGTGGGAGTAAATGATGTAAATCTAGCTCTTTCAAAAGGGGAAGTTTTAGGAATAGTAGGTGAGAGTGGTAGTGGAAAATCAACACTATTACAACTAATTTATCAAGATCAAAAAGCATCATTAGGTGAAATATTTGTAAAAGATTTTCTTGGAAATAATGGGGAAAGAAAAAATATCCTTGATGCAAACCTAAATGAATTATCTCATTTACGAAACTCTTTGATGTCTATGATTTATCAAAATCCAAGACTTGGACTTAATTATAATTTCTCAGCTGGCGGTAATATCGCTGAGAAAGTAATAATGAGTGGGAATAAGAAATATGATGAGATTAGAAATAGAGCTTTATTCTTTTTAGATAAAACAGAAATTCCAACATCTAGAATTGATGATTATCCTGAGTATTTCTCAGGAGGACAACAACAAAGAATTCAAATTTCAAAAGCATTATCATCTAATCCTAAGATATTACTTTTAGATGAGCCTACAACAGGTCTTGATTTATCAGTACAAGCAAAAATACTTGATTTAATAAAAGAGTTACAACACGAAATTGGTTTTTCAATGATTGTAGTTTCACACGATTTAGGAGTTATTAAACACCTAACAGACATAACTGTTGTTATGAAAAATGGGCAAATAGTTGAAAAAGGTCTAACAGATCAGATATTAGAAGACCCACAACATCCATATACACAATTACTTGTGTCATCAATACTGTAA
- a CDS encoding alpha-D-ribose 1-methylphosphonate 5-phosphate C-P-lyase PhnJ — protein sequence MRYAFLDEEAKKEIRRSILKAIAIPGYIVGFASRELPVARGWGTGGLQVTLALINEKDNLKVIDQGCDGSVNAVNIRNFIKSVTNVNTTTKTTDASIIQTRHRVPEIELEERQTLVYQVPMPDVLETVEPNISKAKLLHANADYSKLWVLLYEDTSQFGDSRISNRYPVMVNNRYAMDPSPIPKYDTPKLNDCKALQIFGAGREKKIYAIPPYTKVEPLKFEDRDFKVENFDGKSCSRCGSTNSFLDEVYDDEGITHYYCNDTDYCDSNIEVGEK from the coding sequence ATGAGATATGCATTTTTAGATGAAGAAGCAAAAAAAGAGATTAGAAGATCTATTTTAAAAGCTATTGCAATTCCTGGTTATATTGTTGGTTTTGCTTCAAGAGAATTGCCAGTAGCTCGTGGTTGGGGTACTGGTGGTCTGCAAGTAACACTTGCACTTATAAATGAAAAAGATAATTTAAAAGTAATTGACCAAGGTTGTGATGGAAGTGTAAATGCTGTAAATATTAGGAACTTTATAAAATCTGTAACTAATGTAAATACAACTACAAAAACAACAGATGCCAGTATTATTCAAACAAGACATAGAGTTCCAGAGATTGAACTAGAAGAGAGACAAACTCTTGTTTATCAAGTTCCTATGCCAGATGTACTTGAAACAGTTGAACCAAATATATCTAAAGCAAAATTATTACATGCTAATGCTGATTATTCAAAACTATGGGTTTTATTATATGAAGATACATCACAGTTTGGGGATTCTAGGATTTCTAATAGATATCCAGTAATGGTAAATAATAGATATGCAATGGATCCAAGTCCAATACCAAAGTATGATACACCTAAACTAAATGATTGTAAAGCATTACAAATATTTGGAGCAGGAAGAGAAAAGAAAATCTATGCAATACCACCATATACAAAAGTAGAACCTTTAAAATTTGAAGATAGAGATTTTAAAGTTGAAAACTTTGATGGTAAGTCTTGTTCTAGATGTGGAAGTACAAACTCTTTTCTAGATGAAGTTTATGATGATGAGGGTATTACTCATTATTATTGTAATGACACAGATTATTGTGATAGTAATATTGAAGTAGGAGAAAAATAA
- a CDS encoding alpha-D-ribose 1-methylphosphonate 5-triphosphate diphosphatase, whose amino-acid sequence METILRSKNVLINEEFVSADVVIYKDLIKRVDKYGVNEVAVDLGEKKIAPGIVDLHSDAIEKEIEPRPGATFSIETAVAELDKKLSMAGVTTMFHAIGFEENPKKKRSIDLAKQQIEEIYTANKKHLGVDNYIHARFELSSDEAVEPIKEVISNGMVKLVSLMDHSPGQGQFKSLESFQKYYGSYYGLNEEEVQSVVDKKLSKDEEKINDLISHAKEHNLTLLSHDDDCIEKLDGLLNLGVQISEFPLDLEVAKYAVSKGIATGMGAPNIVRGGSQSGNIAAIELVKEDVCKYLCSDYHPTSMLQAVYRMKEDANLDIAKGFSMVTSTPAKYANLDDRGEIAVGKKADIIVIDDTHIPKVVLTLKDGDSIYNGIRGFRL is encoded by the coding sequence GTGGAAACAATTTTAAGAAGTAAAAATGTATTAATTAACGAAGAGTTTGTCTCAGCTGATGTTGTAATCTATAAAGATTTAATTAAAAGAGTTGATAAATACGGAGTAAATGAAGTTGCAGTTGATTTAGGTGAGAAAAAAATAGCTCCAGGAATTGTAGATTTACACTCAGATGCAATTGAAAAAGAGATTGAACCAAGACCAGGAGCTACTTTTAGCATTGAAACAGCAGTTGCTGAGCTTGATAAAAAGCTATCAATGGCAGGAGTTACAACAATGTTCCATGCTATTGGCTTTGAAGAAAACCCTAAAAAGAAAAGAAGCATTGATTTAGCAAAACAACAAATTGAAGAGATTTATACAGCTAATAAAAAACACTTAGGGGTTGATAATTATATTCATGCAAGATTTGAATTAAGCTCTGATGAGGCAGTTGAACCTATAAAAGAAGTTATTTCAAATGGAATGGTTAAATTAGTATCTTTAATGGATCATAGTCCTGGGCAAGGTCAATTTAAATCTTTAGAATCATTTCAAAAATATTATGGAAGTTATTATGGATTAAATGAGGAAGAAGTACAAAGTGTAGTTGATAAAAAACTCTCAAAAGATGAAGAAAAAATCAATGATTTAATTTCCCATGCTAAAGAGCATAATTTAACACTATTAAGTCATGATGATGATTGTATTGAAAAACTTGATGGTCTACTAAATCTAGGAGTTCAAATCTCAGAGTTTCCATTAGATTTAGAAGTTGCAAAGTATGCAGTATCTAAAGGAATTGCTACAGGAATGGGAGCACCAAATATTGTAAGAGGTGGATCTCAAAGTGGAAATATCGCAGCAATTGAGTTAGTAAAAGAAGATGTTTGTAAATATCTTTGTTCAGATTATCATCCAACATCTATGTTACAAGCAGTTTATAGAATGAAAGAGGATGCAAATCTTGATATTGCAAAAGGATTCTCAATGGTTACATCAACACCAGCAAAATACGCTAATTTAGACGATAGAGGTGAAATTGCTGTTGGTAAAAAAGCTGATATTATTGTTATTGATGATACACATATTCCAAAAGTAGTTCTTACATTAAAAGATGGTGATTCAATATACAATGGTATTAGAGGCTTTAGGTTATAG
- the phnL gene encoding phosphonate C-P lyase system protein PhnL, translated as MTRLEVKNLNKTFKVHTQGSIEVKGFENISFEVKNGEFLSLFGPSGAGKSSILKTLFRTYTTTNGQVIFHRDNGNKIDISSANESEILELRKREIGYVSQFLQILPRVSAVDVVAEQLIFKGESEEISRVKAKEMLDYLSIREELFDLSPLTFSGGEQQRVNIAKGIIAPKSLLLLDEPTASLDKKNTMKVVEKLKVLKTQGVAMVGIFHDLEAMEMISDKIYKLKRVK; from the coding sequence ATGACTAGATTAGAAGTAAAAAATTTAAATAAAACATTTAAAGTACATACTCAAGGAAGTATTGAAGTTAAAGGTTTTGAAAACATTTCGTTTGAAGTTAAAAATGGAGAGTTCTTATCTCTATTTGGACCAAGTGGAGCAGGGAAGTCATCTATATTAAAAACACTGTTTAGAACATATACAACAACAAATGGACAAGTTATCTTTCATAGGGATAATGGAAATAAAATAGATATTTCATCAGCAAATGAAAGTGAAATTTTAGAGCTTAGAAAAAGAGAAATTGGTTATGTATCACAATTCTTACAAATTTTACCAAGAGTATCAGCAGTTGATGTTGTAGCGGAACAGCTTATTTTCAAAGGTGAAAGTGAAGAAATCTCAAGAGTTAAAGCAAAAGAGATGTTAGATTATTTATCAATTCGAGAAGAGTTGTTTGATTTATCTCCTTTAACTTTCTCAGGTGGAGAGCAACAAAGAGTAAATATAGCAAAAGGAATTATTGCACCAAAATCTTTACTATTGCTAGATGAGCCAACTGCCTCATTAGATAAAAAGAACACAATGAAAGTAGTTGAAAAACTAAAAGTACTTAAAACTCAAGGTGTTGCAATGGTTGGGATTTTCCATGACTTAGAAGCAATGGAAATGATTAGTGACAAAATATACAAATTAAAGAGAGTTAAATAA
- the phnH gene encoding phosphonate C-P lyase system protein PhnH, which produces MNTVDIEKLNRDNFRAMMNVLSMPGSVEKVESLFDSDLLAIANTLLYSEVSFNYEGKEEFALIEAITNSKENDLENADYIFCDEISEFAFNKGKVGTSKDPEFSATYIFKCKNFKGQKIKLTGPGINKEKIVSLPVDKSFVNFFNEKNSYFPLGNEVFFLNKNSEITAISRTTKMEII; this is translated from the coding sequence ATGAATACAGTTGATATAGAAAAATTAAATAGAGATAATTTTAGAGCAATGATGAATGTGTTATCAATGCCAGGAAGTGTTGAAAAAGTTGAGTCATTATTTGATTCTGATTTATTAGCAATTGCAAATACACTTCTATATTCAGAGGTTTCTTTTAATTATGAAGGGAAAGAGGAATTTGCACTAATTGAAGCAATTACAAATTCAAAAGAGAATGATTTAGAAAATGCAGACTATATTTTTTGTGATGAGATTAGCGAATTTGCATTTAATAAAGGAAAAGTAGGAACTTCAAAAGATCCTGAATTTTCAGCAACATATATTTTCAAATGCAAAAACTTCAAAGGTCAAAAAATAAAACTAACTGGTCCTGGAATTAATAAAGAAAAAATTGTTTCTTTGCCAGTAGATAAGTCTTTTGTAAACTTTTTCAATGAAAAGAATTCATATTTTCCTTTAGGAAATGAAGTTTTCTTTTTAAACAAAAATAGCGAAATAACTGCAATTTCTAGAACAACAAAAATGGAGATAATCTAA